The Quercus robur chromosome 7, dhQueRobu3.1, whole genome shotgun sequence genome has a segment encoding these proteins:
- the LOC126692274 gene encoding BTB/POZ domain-containing protein At3g05675, whose product MESPCNETQVSSRIDDRSTSDVVVRLRTQDGRDEWIYCHALILTQKSKYFADRLSENWPTCQILDSRNCVDVYCLESNFDYHVNVLRLLYDVIDGSVDDMWHGVRNALGILQVAVELGCPQIVTACVNYLEAIPWEEAEEEEILRIIPHMGSQAEPILARLQPVNPSAIMGIFLSTIRFATSSPPPSMNDLKSSAQEQLEYMLTEDDDAPLLTADEEIKLEVKECVKRLFSRFNHILEALLCEHVESVCEAGVMQSFQSHLSDLSWAGQILNKLEIMKEFVNNWIDASDKIVKVVEQASPTAEITETKSKIIEVAAKVLEAIGYGTVILPTTKRLHVVKVWLPFVRVTKPVIDSVTTNGDDAMTIKIDGELWQSLESTFVSIILALPSKDQAEILNEWLGNEHICYPDLTEAFEVWCYRSKVAKRRLSLVSGNNGITKTL is encoded by the exons ATGGAGTCCCCT TGTAATGAAACACAGGTTTCTAGCAGGATTGATGACCGATCAACCAGTGATGTGGTTGTGAGACTACGAACGCAGGATGGCCGAGATGAATGGATATACTGTCACGCCCTCATACTAACACAAAAAAGCAAGTATTTTGCTGACCGCCTCTCTGAGAATTGGCCAACATGTCAAATCCTAGACTCACGCAACTGTGTTGACGTTTATTGTCTTGAATCTAACTTTGACTACCATGTCAATGTTCTACGCCTTCTCTATGATGTCATAGATGGCTCAGTGGATGACATGTGGCATGGTGTTCGAAATGCCCTTGGTATACTCCAGGTGGCTGTTGAGCTTGGTTGTCCACAAATTGTTACTGCTTGTGTGAACTATTTGGAAGCTATCCCTTGGGAAgaggctgaggaggaggaaatTCTAAGAATCATACCACATATGGGATCACAAGCAGAGCCCATTCTTGCCCGTCTCCAACCTGTCAATCCATCAGCTATAATGGGGATATTTCTCTCAACCATTCGATTTGCCACATCATCCCCTCCTCCATCCATGAATGATCTTAAATCTTCAGCCCAGGAGCAGCTTGAATACATGCTAACTGAAGATGATGATGCCCCTCTATTAACTGCTGATGAGGAGATAAAATTGGAGGTGAAAGAATGTGTAAAGAGACTGTTTTCCAGATTCAACCATATATTAGAAGCTTTGTTATGTGAACATGtagaatcagtttgtgaggcaGGAGTCATGCAGTCATTTCAATCCCATCTATCTGATTTGTCATGGGCTGGTCAGATATTGAATAAGCTGGAAATTATGAAAGAATTTGTCAACAACTGGATTGATGCATCAGATAAGATAGTCAAGGTTGTTGAGCAAGCAAGTCCAACAGCTGAAATTACTGAGACAAAGTCAAAGATTATTGAAGTTGCAGCAAAAGTTTTAGAGGCAATAGGGTATGGAACAGTTATATTGCCAACCACAAAACGGCTTCATGTGGTAAAAGTGTGGCTTCCATTCGTGAGAGTTACAAAACCTGTGATTGATTCTGTCACAACTAATGGTGACGATGCTATGACAATCAAAATAGATGGTGAGCTGTGGCAATCCTTGGAATCCACATTTGTTTCGATAATTCTTGCATTGCCATCCAAGGACCAAGCAGAGATTTTAAATGAATGGTTAGGAAATGAACATATTTGCTATCCCGACCTGACAGAGGCATTTGAGGTGTGGTGTTACAGATCCAAGGTTGCCAAGAGAAGACTATCGTTGGTCAGTGGCAACAATGGTATAACCAAAACACTTTGA